A window of Acidobacteriota bacterium genomic DNA:
CGATTCGGTGCCACTCTAGTTTGCGGTGCTTGAAATTGAGGATGACACCAACACGGAGCTTGGTTATCCGCAGATAGTTTAGCATCAGTCCACGTTCGTGGTCGGTAATTTGGTCGATCACTTTCGTATCCACGACGATGGCATCAAACGCAATGAGGTCGGG
This region includes:
- a CDS encoding GxxExxY protein; this translates as PDLIAFDAIVVDTKVIDQITDHERGLMLNYLRITKLRVGVILNFKHRKLEWHRIAL